In one Deltaproteobacteria bacterium genomic region, the following are encoded:
- the recG gene encoding ATP-dependent DNA helicase RecG — translation MEQELLNGLLAIEKPLQYAAKHDFANLSKIKGLESLVPPALLQITPGVPPSLKTQLKDLAAAFSDFDSLESREKEKIITEALQIIKGLTNPPSGEKKNANKSAQENHIDRAKAEKSLHTPMQFIKGVGPRISSLLSKKGINTVEDALYLFPNRYDDRRHLKKIAQLKAGQVQQAVGEVLASGVVPLARGRKIFEVVLGDGTGTLTLKWFHYSKKYMKKLYEEGNRYLASGEVKLYGGGREIIHPEVERIEAGEEEGEDFKKILPVYPLTEGLGQRNMRKIMERVVREYASTLIDGIPQPIRSRRGLLPLSESLHHVHLPANDSDINKLNEKRTPFHRSLVYDEFFFLQLGIAMRSHGLELEEGTVIKSKGALKTKLIGHLPFELTGAQKKVLKEIEADLPAKHPMHRLIQGDVGCGKTMVALISALHAVEAGYQAAIMAPTEILAEQHYLNIHRLSEKLGLSVLLIKGSTKGKEKREIIERIAEGDVHIIIGTHALIQEGVSFHNLGLGIIDEQHRFGVVQRGKLKSMGQADITPNILVMTATPIPRSLAMTVYGDLELSVIDELPPGRQKIDTKVYHEKERLRVYEIIRKELKKGRQAYVVYPLVEESEKMELLDATKMADELSLHFPDFKVGLIHGRMKVDEKEAVMTAFKEGNIHLLVSTTVIEVGIDVPNAAIMVIEHAERFGLSQLHQLRGRVGRGSEKSLCILLAQYQKSDEARERLHVMEKSSSGFDISEADLKIRGPGDFLGTRQSGMPDFRIGNILKDERILKEAREDAFQIISTDPELKLSEHEFLRDILKERWQGRLGLAGIG, via the coding sequence TTGGAGCAGGAGCTTTTAAATGGCCTACTGGCAATCGAAAAGCCTCTCCAGTATGCTGCAAAGCACGATTTTGCAAATCTTTCCAAAATAAAAGGTCTGGAAAGTCTGGTTCCACCGGCACTTTTGCAGATCACTCCCGGAGTACCCCCCTCTCTAAAGACACAACTGAAGGATCTTGCCGCCGCTTTCAGCGATTTTGATTCACTGGAAAGCCGTGAAAAAGAAAAGATCATCACTGAAGCACTTCAAATTATCAAAGGCCTCACCAATCCCCCGTCGGGGGAAAAGAAAAATGCTAACAAGTCAGCACAGGAAAACCACATTGACAGGGCCAAAGCAGAAAAATCACTTCATACCCCTATGCAGTTTATCAAGGGGGTGGGACCGAGAATATCATCACTTCTCTCCAAAAAGGGGATCAATACGGTAGAAGACGCCCTCTATCTCTTTCCCAATCGCTATGACGACAGGCGTCATTTGAAAAAAATTGCTCAGCTGAAAGCCGGCCAGGTCCAGCAGGCAGTGGGCGAGGTGCTTGCTTCCGGCGTGGTTCCTCTGGCGAGAGGGAGAAAGATCTTCGAAGTCGTTCTTGGTGACGGTACGGGTACGCTTACACTCAAGTGGTTTCACTACAGCAAGAAGTACATGAAGAAACTCTATGAAGAGGGAAATCGCTATCTTGCTTCGGGAGAAGTGAAGCTCTACGGCGGCGGCAGAGAGATTATTCATCCTGAAGTGGAAAGGATTGAGGCCGGTGAAGAGGAGGGGGAAGATTTTAAAAAAATCCTGCCTGTTTATCCCCTTACAGAGGGACTGGGACAGCGAAATATGAGGAAGATCATGGAGCGTGTCGTCCGGGAATATGCAAGTACTTTGATTGATGGAATCCCTCAACCTATAAGATCGAGGCGGGGTCTATTACCCCTTTCTGAGTCGCTTCATCACGTTCACCTGCCGGCAAATGATTCTGATATTAATAAATTAAACGAAAAAAGGACCCCTTTCCATAGAAGCCTTGTCTATGATGAGTTTTTCTTTTTACAGCTAGGTATTGCCATGCGAAGCCATGGTCTGGAGTTGGAAGAGGGGACTGTAATAAAATCGAAGGGTGCACTCAAGACTAAACTTATTGGTCATCTCCCTTTTGAACTGACAGGGGCACAAAAGAAAGTTTTGAAGGAAATTGAAGCCGATCTTCCGGCCAAACATCCCATGCACCGCCTTATCCAGGGAGATGTGGGTTGCGGAAAGACCATGGTTGCCCTCATATCTGCCCTTCATGCCGTCGAGGCCGGTTATCAGGCGGCTATCATGGCACCTACGGAAATTTTAGCCGAGCAGCATTACCTCAACATTCACAGGCTCTCAGAAAAGCTGGGCCTTTCGGTCCTCCTTATCAAGGGAAGTACCAAGGGGAAGGAAAAGCGGGAAATTATAGAACGAATAGCCGAAGGAGACGTGCATATTATTATCGGCACCCATGCTCTCATCCAGGAGGGGGTCTCTTTTCATAATCTCGGTCTCGGCATCATCGATGAACAGCATCGCTTCGGCGTTGTACAGCGGGGGAAGCTAAAAAGTATGGGACAGGCTGATATTACGCCCAATATCCTCGTCATGACGGCTACGCCCATACCACGTTCACTGGCTATGACCGTCTATGGTGATCTTGAACTCTCCGTCATTGATGAGCTCCCGCCGGGGCGGCAGAAGATTGATACGAAGGTTTACCACGAAAAGGAGAGGCTTAGAGTCTACGAAATTATAAGGAAAGAGCTTAAGAAGGGAAGACAAGCCTATGTTGTTTACCCTCTTGTTGAAGAGTCGGAAAAAATGGAACTTCTCGATGCGACGAAAATGGCTGATGAACTAAGCCTCCACTTTCCTGATTTCAAAGTAGGACTCATTCATGGCCGTATGAAGGTTGATGAAAAGGAAGCCGTCATGACCGCCTTTAAGGAAGGAAACATTCATCTGCTTGTCTCTACAACGGTCATCGAGGTCGGTATAGATGTCCCTAACGCCGCGATCATGGTTATCGAACATGCCGAAAGGTTCGGTCTATCACAACTTCACCAGTTAAGAGGCAGGGTAGGGCGGGGGAGTGAAAAGTCGCTTTGTATCCTTCTGGCTCAATACCAGAAATCGGATGAAGCAAGAGAGCGGCTCCATGTAATGGAGAAATCATCGAGCGGATTCGATATTTCCGAAGCGGACCTTAAAATAAGAGGCCCCGGTGACTTTCTCGGTACACGCCAGTCGGGAATGCCTGATTTTCGTATAGGCAATATCCTGAAAGACGAAAGGATTTTGAAAGAAGCAAGGGAAGATGCCTTTCAGATTATCAGCACTGATCCTGAACTGAAACTATCGGAGCATGAGTTTTTGAGGGATATTCTCAAGGAGAGGTGGCAGGGGCGGCTTGGGTTGGCGGGGATAGGGTAA
- a CDS encoding DUF1858 domain-containing protein, with product MAKITEATKINEMIKKYPETRDVLKKYQLDCFGCMGAEQESVRNAAWSHGLDVDGFVEELNKALGKK from the coding sequence ATGGCTAAGATTACAGAAGCAACGAAAATCAATGAAATGATAAAGAAATACCCTGAAACGAGGGATGTCTTGAAGAAATATCAACTTGACTGTTTCGGTTGCATGGGTGCTGAACAGGAGAGTGTTAGAAATGCCGCCTGGTCTCATGGCCTTGATGTAGATGGTTTTGTTGAAGAACTTAATAAGGCTTTAGGCAAGAAATAA
- a CDS encoding transglutaminase-like domain-containing protein yields MKSPLSRKTALLLCIIILLSGACTKKEPERALREKKFISSDNISHEWLGAYFEGKKIGHVHTVTSEGSLDGRPSVSVKSYAAVEIDVAGEKSRTELDQTGYVDNEGLLDSFVYRQNIMGHEMVIRGERVDDELLVEIDSGSEKRRKRFPFRDGLYTAGLLKRAILERKFVEGDEFEIKVFLEPLLSVQTVKIKVLSIEKGYVGGKETTIYTFEESFKGIRGNITLTADGLTLEEVSPNGFKLIMEDEKEAKAGIQSLSLTDLLLASRIVIKKPLSDPRGLRAMSIRLSNIPEKFPVMNDAYQEVSLSGKSGDGLEYLFKINVKEPKDKGVEIPVKDRRFTLYLASDHVVNSDNKKIARKAKEIVGKEKSALRAGKLIYDWVNTHIDKKLIDTVSALDTLESGEGECQAHSNLFAALARAAGIPTRIISGLVYSKEFEGFMYHAWNEFYAGEWIAVDTTLGGFPADATHIKLAEGGLEEQLKIMALVGKVRAEVINQK; encoded by the coding sequence TTGAAGTCTCCTTTATCTAGAAAGACTGCCCTTTTACTCTGCATTATAATCCTTCTCTCAGGGGCCTGCACAAAGAAAGAGCCTGAAAGGGCTCTGAGAGAAAAGAAGTTTATCTCTTCTGATAACATTTCCCATGAATGGCTGGGCGCATATTTCGAAGGTAAAAAAATCGGCCATGTACATACGGTGACCAGCGAGGGAAGCCTCGATGGAAGACCATCTGTTTCAGTAAAGAGCTACGCTGCCGTCGAAATTGATGTGGCAGGCGAAAAAAGCCGTACCGAGCTCGATCAGACAGGTTATGTCGATAATGAAGGACTGCTTGATTCTTTTGTTTACAGGCAGAACATCATGGGCCATGAGATGGTTATCAGGGGGGAGAGAGTAGATGATGAGCTTCTTGTAGAGATTGATTCGGGAAGTGAAAAGAGGAGAAAACGCTTTCCTTTCAGGGATGGGCTCTATACGGCGGGTCTTCTTAAAAGAGCCATACTTGAAAGGAAATTCGTAGAAGGGGACGAATTTGAGATAAAGGTCTTCCTTGAACCGCTTCTTTCAGTCCAGACCGTCAAGATAAAGGTCCTTTCTATAGAAAAGGGCTATGTTGGTGGTAAAGAGACGACTATTTACACCTTTGAAGAAAGTTTTAAGGGAATAAGAGGCAATATTACCCTCACTGCTGATGGCTTGACATTGGAAGAAGTTTCTCCAAACGGTTTCAAGCTTATCATGGAGGATGAAAAGGAGGCCAAAGCGGGAATTCAATCGCTTTCATTGACTGATCTCCTCCTGGCTTCAAGAATTGTAATCAAAAAACCTCTCAGTGATCCAAGGGGATTAAGAGCCATGTCCATCAGGCTTTCCAACATTCCTGAGAAGTTTCCCGTCATGAATGATGCTTATCAGGAGGTGAGCCTTTCAGGGAAGTCAGGTGACGGCCTTGAATACCTTTTTAAAATCAATGTAAAAGAGCCAAAAGATAAAGGTGTTGAGATTCCTGTCAAAGACAGACGATTTACTCTTTATCTCGCATCCGATCATGTAGTAAACTCTGACAATAAAAAAATTGCAAGAAAAGCTAAGGAGATTGTAGGGAAGGAAAAGTCAGCGCTGAGAGCGGGCAAACTCATCTATGACTGGGTTAATACTCATATAGACAAGAAGCTGATTGATACCGTTTCGGCCCTCGATACGCTTGAAAGCGGGGAAGGTGAGTGCCAGGCCCATTCCAATCTCTTTGCAGCCCTGGCGAGGGCCGCAGGTATACCGACAAGGATCATTTCAGGTCTCGTTTATTCAAAAGAGTTTGAAGGCTTCATGTATCATGCCTGGAATGAATTCTATGCAGGTGAGTGGATTGCCGTCGATACGACTCTTGGGGGCTTTCCTGCTGATGCAACGCATATTAAACTGGCCGAAGGAGGCCTGGAAGAGCAGTTAAAGATCATGGCACTGGTAGGTAAGGTGAGAGCAGAAGTTATAAATCAGAAATGA
- the greA gene encoding transcription elongation factor GreA: MSGREPITVEGHKSLQEELKRLKSIERPKVIEAIAVAREHGDLSENAEYDAAKEKQGFIEGRIKEIETKLPACDIIDISKLSGDKVVFGATVTLSDVDTDKEVTYKIVGVDEADVKTGKISILSPIARGLIGKSVDDEVSIATPSGNKEFEIIEVSFI, encoded by the coding sequence ATGAGTGGCAGGGAGCCTATTACAGTAGAGGGGCATAAATCTCTACAGGAGGAACTCAAAAGATTAAAAAGTATCGAAAGACCCAAGGTAATTGAAGCTATTGCCGTTGCGAGAGAACATGGTGATCTTTCAGAAAATGCTGAGTATGATGCGGCTAAGGAAAAGCAGGGTTTTATTGAGGGAAGAATCAAGGAAATTGAAACCAAGCTACCGGCCTGTGATATTATCGATATCTCAAAACTGAGTGGCGACAAGGTCGTTTTCGGCGCGACCGTTACCCTTAGTGACGTTGATACCGATAAAGAGGTAACCTACAAGATTGTCGGGGTCGATGAAGCCGATGTAAAGACGGGAAAAATATCTATTCTATCGCCTATTGCAAGAGGGCTTATCGGTAAAAGCGTAGATGATGAAGTAAGTATTGCGACACCTTCGGGGAACAAAGAGTTTGAAATAATTGAAGTCTCCTTTATCTAG
- the carB gene encoding carbamoyl-phosphate synthase large subunit — protein MPKRTDIKKILIIGAGPIVIGQACEFDYSGTQACKALKEEGYEVILLNSNPATIMTDPDFADRTYIEPVTPEVVEMIIERERPHALLPTLGGQTALNVSVKVAEKGVLEKYGVELIGASLKSIKMAEDREEFKEAMKRIGLEIPKSGFAHSIDEAMLIAADIGFPVIIRPSFTLGGSGGSIAYNSEEYEEKVKAGLEASPVTEVLLEESIIGWKEYELEVMRDSKDNVVIICSIENLDPMGVHTGDSITVAPAQTLTDKEYQELRDASIKIIREIGVATGGSNVQFAVNPDNGRISVIEMNPRVSRSSALASKATGFPIAKIAAKLAVGYTLDEIPNDITKETPASFEPTIDYVVVKFPRFAFEKFPQADQTLTTQMKSVGEVMSIGRTFKEALQKSLRSLEIDSFGFESQLFSEEEFRSANFKVNKEIITKIREKLIVPGCERLWFVADAMRACMDMEEIFHMTKIDRWFLYNIKEIVDFERVILDKGLETDILKKGKTLGFSDKRIGWLTKTCEKDVREARKKAGISVTYKTVDTCGAEFEAYTPYLYSTYEQEDESNVSDKKKIIILGGGPNRIGQGIEFDYCCVHGSFALAEEGFETIMVNCNPETVSTDYDTSDRLYFEPLTYEDVMNIVETEKPDGVIVQFGGQTPLKLALPLWEKGVPIIGTSPDSIDRAEDRERFKDLLHKLGLKQPDNGTARSVAEAEKIARDIGYPVVVRPSYVLGGRAMEIVYDLEGLQNYMHTAVMASPEHPVLIDKFLNDAVELDVDALCDGRDVVIGGIMEHIEEAGIHSGDSACSLPPYTVDDTIIDEIRRQTKALALELQVKGLMNIQYAVKESDIYIIEVNPRASRTVPFVSKAIGVPLAKISAKVMAGMTLKELGFTEEVKTDFVSVKEAVFPFTKFPGVDTILGPEMRSTGEVMGIDKEFGRAFAKAQKGAGVHLPTKGRVFVSVKNSDKESILALAKDLHEKDFEVVATRGTARYLENEGIPVTFVNKVSEGRPDIVDRLKSSEIDMVINTTVGKESIAASFSIRRTALLKNIPYFTTVAGAKSAVRGIVAAAEGGLDVKTIQEFHEKRS, from the coding sequence TTGCCGAAAAGGACTGATATAAAGAAAATTCTTATTATAGGAGCAGGCCCTATCGTTATCGGGCAGGCCTGTGAGTTTGATTATTCAGGGACACAGGCCTGTAAGGCCCTCAAAGAGGAGGGCTACGAGGTAATACTGCTCAACTCTAATCCGGCGACTATAATGACGGATCCTGATTTTGCCGACAGGACCTATATTGAGCCTGTTACGCCGGAAGTGGTGGAGATGATTATCGAAAGGGAGCGGCCTCATGCGCTTTTGCCGACTCTTGGAGGCCAGACGGCGCTTAATGTCTCCGTCAAGGTGGCTGAAAAAGGGGTTCTCGAAAAGTATGGTGTCGAACTGATCGGTGCAAGCCTCAAATCGATCAAGATGGCTGAGGACAGGGAAGAATTCAAGGAGGCCATGAAGAGAATCGGTCTTGAAATTCCCAAAAGCGGTTTTGCCCATTCCATTGATGAAGCCATGCTCATTGCAGCGGATATCGGATTTCCTGTTATTATCAGACCCTCTTTTACGCTCGGTGGAAGCGGTGGAAGTATTGCCTATAACAGCGAAGAGTATGAAGAGAAGGTGAAAGCCGGTCTTGAAGCAAGTCCTGTGACGGAAGTGCTGCTCGAAGAATCGATTATCGGTTGGAAAGAGTACGAACTGGAGGTCATGAGAGACAGTAAGGATAATGTTGTTATCATCTGTTCTATTGAAAACCTGGATCCAATGGGCGTTCATACCGGTGACAGTATTACCGTAGCGCCCGCCCAAACGCTGACCGATAAGGAGTATCAGGAACTAAGAGACGCCTCTATCAAGATCATCAGGGAAATCGGCGTTGCTACCGGTGGATCAAATGTTCAGTTTGCCGTCAATCCCGATAACGGCCGTATCTCCGTCATTGAAATGAATCCCAGGGTTTCGAGAAGTTCAGCGCTTGCCTCCAAGGCAACGGGCTTTCCTATTGCCAAGATAGCAGCAAAGCTTGCTGTCGGTTATACGCTCGATGAAATCCCCAACGATATTACGAAAGAAACACCGGCTTCATTCGAACCGACCATTGACTATGTGGTGGTTAAGTTCCCTCGTTTTGCCTTCGAAAAGTTCCCACAGGCAGACCAGACGCTCACCACACAGATGAAGTCTGTCGGTGAAGTCATGTCCATTGGAAGAACCTTCAAGGAGGCCCTGCAAAAATCATTGCGTTCCCTTGAAATAGATAGCTTTGGCTTTGAAAGCCAGCTCTTTTCGGAAGAAGAATTCAGGTCCGCTAATTTTAAGGTAAATAAGGAAATAATCACAAAAATCCGGGAAAAGCTCATCGTTCCCGGTTGTGAAAGGCTCTGGTTTGTGGCTGATGCCATGCGTGCCTGTATGGATATGGAAGAGATCTTTCATATGACGAAGATTGACCGCTGGTTTCTCTACAACATCAAGGAAATTGTCGATTTTGAAAGGGTGATCCTTGACAAGGGGCTCGAAACCGATATTCTTAAAAAAGGGAAGACTTTAGGCTTTTCCGATAAGAGGATAGGCTGGCTCACCAAAACCTGTGAAAAGGATGTGAGGGAGGCCAGGAAAAAGGCAGGCATCAGTGTTACCTATAAGACGGTCGATACCTGCGGCGCTGAATTCGAGGCCTACACGCCTTACCTTTATTCTACTTATGAGCAGGAAGATGAATCGAATGTAAGCGACAAAAAGAAGATCATCATCCTCGGTGGCGGACCCAACAGGATAGGGCAGGGGATAGAGTTTGATTACTGCTGTGTTCATGGTTCCTTTGCACTTGCCGAAGAAGGATTTGAGACCATTATGGTCAACTGTAATCCCGAAACAGTCAGTACCGACTATGATACATCGGACAGGCTCTATTTTGAGCCCCTCACTTATGAAGACGTCATGAATATAGTAGAGACGGAAAAGCCCGATGGTGTTATCGTTCAGTTTGGCGGACAGACACCTCTCAAACTGGCTCTGCCTTTATGGGAAAAGGGCGTACCTATTATAGGAACTTCACCCGATAGCATTGACAGGGCTGAAGACAGGGAGCGATTTAAGGACCTGCTCCATAAACTCGGTCTTAAGCAGCCTGATAACGGGACGGCGAGATCTGTTGCGGAAGCTGAAAAAATTGCCCGGGATATCGGTTATCCCGTAGTGGTAAGACCCTCTTACGTTCTTGGCGGCAGGGCTATGGAGATCGTTTATGACCTGGAGGGTTTGCAGAATTACATGCACACGGCCGTTATGGCCTCACCGGAGCACCCCGTACTGATAGACAAGTTCCTCAATGATGCAGTAGAGCTCGATGTTGATGCTCTTTGTGATGGCAGGGACGTTGTCATCGGAGGGATTATGGAGCATATTGAAGAAGCGGGCATTCATTCCGGTGACAGTGCCTGCTCTTTGCCTCCCTATACGGTTGATGATACAATTATTGATGAAATAAGGCGCCAGACAAAAGCGCTCGCCCTGGAACTTCAGGTTAAAGGACTCATGAATATCCAGTATGCCGTCAAGGAGTCCGATATTTACATTATTGAGGTTAATCCCAGGGCTTCCAGAACGGTTCCCTTTGTGAGTAAGGCCATCGGTGTGCCGCTTGCCAAGATCAGCGCCAAAGTTATGGCAGGAATGACACTCAAAGAACTGGGATTTACTGAAGAGGTGAAAACCGATTTTGTTTCTGTAAAAGAGGCCGTCTTCCCCTTTACAAAGTTCCCCGGTGTTGATACCATTTTAGGGCCGGAGATGCGTTCTACGGGTGAAGTAATGGGTATCGATAAGGAGTTCGGCAGGGCCTTTGCCAAGGCCCAAAAGGGAGCTGGTGTTCATCTGCCGACAAAAGGAAGGGTATTTGTCAGTGTAAAAAATAGTGATAAAGAATCCATTCTTGCCCTTGCTAAAGATCTTCATGAAAAAGATTTCGAAGTTGTTGCTACCAGGGGAACAGCCAGGTATCTTGAAAATGAAGGTATTCCCGTAACCTTCGTCAACAAGGTCAGTGAGGGGAGGCCTGACATTGTAGACAGGCTGAAAAGCTCTGAAATTGATATGGTTATTAATACGACTGTCGGCAAGGAATCGATTGCGGCGTCTTTTTCCATCAGGAGGACGGCGCTCTTAAAAAATATACCCTACTTTACGACTGTTGCCGGTGCAAAGTCGGCTGTTCGCGGCATTGTTGCCGCAGCTGAAGGGGGACTGGATGTTAAGACAATACAGGAATTTCACGAAAAGAGGAGTTAA
- the carA gene encoding glutamine-hydrolyzing carbamoyl-phosphate synthase small subunit gives MNKAILALADGTIFKGESFGAGGEAAGEVCFNTSMTGYQEIITDPSYRGQLVNMTYTQMGNYGINEEDYESRKPYLSGFIVKEYFEVPSNWRSQKSLGRFLADHNIVAIEGIDTRALTRHIRDKGAQQGIISTVDSDIESLKKKAAALPSIVGKDLVKEVSCTEPYSRDEGEWKIATAYDKVSDFKYDVVAYDFGIKFNIIRCLTAAGCRVNVVPASTPWQEVLDMNPDGIFLSNGPGDPEPIGYGIENVKNLLGKKPIFGICLGHQILSLALGGKTYKLKFGHRGGNQPVMDLSTGKVEITSQNHGFAVDYESLKEKAELTHVNLNDKTVEGIASKEFPAFSVQYHPESSPGPHDASYLFKRFTNMMDKK, from the coding sequence ATGAATAAGGCCATATTGGCTCTTGCAGATGGAACGATTTTTAAGGGGGAATCCTTTGGTGCCGGCGGTGAGGCTGCCGGTGAAGTATGTTTTAATACATCCATGACGGGCTACCAGGAGATTATTACAGACCCCTCCTACCGGGGACAGCTTGTAAATATGACCTACACCCAGATGGGAAACTACGGCATAAATGAAGAGGATTATGAGTCTCGAAAACCCTATCTAAGCGGTTTTATTGTAAAGGAATATTTTGAGGTGCCCAGCAACTGGCGTTCGCAAAAAAGCCTCGGCCGGTTTCTTGCTGATCATAATATCGTGGCCATTGAAGGAATTGATACAAGGGCTCTTACAAGGCATATCAGGGATAAAGGGGCACAGCAGGGTATTATATCCACCGTCGATAGCGATATTGAAAGTCTCAAAAAGAAGGCTGCCGCACTTCCTTCCATCGTAGGCAAGGATCTGGTTAAAGAAGTAAGCTGCACTGAACCCTACAGCAGGGATGAAGGGGAGTGGAAGATAGCGACAGCTTACGACAAGGTGAGTGACTTCAAATATGATGTTGTCGCCTATGATTTTGGTATCAAGTTTAATATCATCCGATGCCTTACTGCCGCAGGCTGCCGCGTCAATGTTGTTCCTGCATCGACACCCTGGCAGGAAGTACTTGATATGAACCCTGACGGAATTTTTCTTTCCAACGGTCCCGGTGATCCCGAGCCAATTGGTTATGGAATCGAAAATGTTAAAAACCTGCTGGGCAAAAAGCCTATATTCGGTATCTGCCTGGGACATCAGATCCTTTCTCTTGCCCTTGGCGGTAAAACATATAAACTCAAGTTTGGTCACAGGGGCGGCAACCAGCCTGTTATGGACCTCTCAACAGGCAAGGTGGAAATCACATCCCAGAACCACGGCTTTGCTGTTGATTATGAGTCTCTGAAAGAAAAAGCCGAGCTTACTCATGTTAACCTTAATGATAAAACGGTAGAAGGAATTGCCTCAAAGGAGTTTCCTGCCTTTTCGGTGCAGTACCACCCCGAATCATCTCCCGGGCCCCATGATGCTTCTTATCTCTTCAAAAGGTTTACAAATATGATGGACAAAAAATGA
- a CDS encoding dihydroorotase, translated as MKRLIRGGRVIDPSQNLDGDFDVLIKDGTIEDIVPGGSVKDNAYEVIDAKGLTVIAGIIDIHTHLRDPGYEYKEDIESGTLAAAAGGVTAIACMANTLPVNDNASVTESIMKKVKEVGHVKVYPIGALSKGLKGESLAEIASMQKAGIVAISDDGLTVRNAEVMRNGLEYARGLDLTVISHAEDPDLACHGSMNEGYTSTIMGLKGIPNACEDVIVMRDIALAELTGAKLHIAHISTEGAVSLVREARKRGVKVTAEAAPHHFTLNEESVKGYNTDAKMNPPLRNSKDVDAIRKGLKDGTIDTIATDHAPHSTIEKDVEFEYAANGIIGLETLLPLTLRLVDEGVLTLSEAVCKMTVNPSKVIGVDGGTLQKGAAADVTIFDPNVEFEVEREKMKSKSKNTPFHGWTLKGRAVYTIVNGKTVYKGEGYE; from the coding sequence ATGAAGAGGCTCATACGCGGCGGCAGAGTGATCGATCCTTCGCAGAACCTGGATGGTGATTTTGATGTTCTTATTAAAGATGGAACGATTGAGGATATCGTCCCTGGCGGCTCGGTAAAAGATAATGCTTATGAAGTGATCGATGCTAAAGGCCTTACCGTCATCGCCGGCATTATCGATATACATACTCACCTGAGGGACCCGGGATACGAATATAAAGAGGACATTGAAAGCGGGACACTGGCTGCTGCTGCCGGTGGTGTAACGGCCATTGCCTGCATGGCGAATACTCTTCCCGTCAATGATAATGCCTCCGTCACGGAATCGATCATGAAGAAGGTAAAAGAGGTGGGTCATGTTAAAGTCTATCCCATCGGCGCTTTATCGAAGGGTCTCAAAGGGGAATCCCTTGCTGAGATTGCTTCCATGCAAAAAGCGGGCATTGTAGCTATCTCCGATGATGGACTGACGGTGCGCAATGCGGAGGTCATGCGAAATGGACTTGAGTATGCACGGGGGCTTGATCTGACCGTCATATCCCATGCCGAAGATCCTGATCTTGCCTGTCATGGTTCCATGAATGAAGGTTACACTTCGACTATAATGGGGCTTAAGGGAATACCCAATGCCTGTGAAGACGTTATCGTCATGCGTGATATTGCATTGGCCGAACTGACAGGGGCGAAGCTCCATATTGCCCATATCAGTACGGAAGGGGCCGTTTCTCTTGTCAGGGAGGCCCGGAAGCGGGGTGTCAAGGTAACGGCGGAAGCGGCGCCTCACCACTTCACATTAAATGAAGAGTCGGTAAAGGGATACAATACAGACGCTAAAATGAATCCACCGCTGAGAAACAGTAAAGATGTTGACGCCATCAGAAAGGGTCTGAAGGATGGCACTATCGATACAATAGCTACGGATCATGCGCCTCATTCGACGATAGAAAAGGATGTCGAGTTTGAGTATGCTGCTAACGGTATTATCGGTCTCGAAACGCTTCTGCCGCTCACACTGCGACTGGTTGATGAAGGGGTACTGACTCTTAGCGAAGCCGTGTGCAAGATGACAGTAAATCCTTCAAAGGTCATTGGCGTCGATGGGGGAACCCTGCAAAAGGGAGCTGCAGCCGATGTAACCATATTCGACCCTAATGTGGAATTTGAAGTAGAAAGAGAAAAAATGAAATCAAAAAGTAAGAATACGCCCTTTCATGGCTGGACCTTGAAAGGAAGGGCCGTATATACAATCGTTAACGGAAAAACTGTTTATAAAGGTGAAGGCTATGAATAA